In the Nomascus leucogenys isolate Asia chromosome 5, Asia_NLE_v1, whole genome shotgun sequence genome, one interval contains:
- the LOC100590408 gene encoding LOW QUALITY PROTEIN: interferon-induced transmembrane protein 1 (The sequence of the model RefSeq protein was modified relative to this genomic sequence to represent the inferred CDS: deleted 1 base in 1 codon), with product MHKEEHEVTVMGAPPSTILLRSTVINIHSKTSVPDHVVWSLFNTLFLNWCCLGFIAFAFSVKSRDRKMIGDVTGAQVYASTAKCLNIWALILGILMTTGFILLLVFGSVTVYHITLQIIQEKRGY from the exons ATGCACAAGGAGGAGCACGAGGTGACTGTGATGGGGGCA CCCCCCAGCACCATCCTTCTAAGGTCCACCGTGATCAACATCCACAGCAAGACCTCTGTGCCCGACCATGTTGTCTGGTCCCTATTCAACACCCTCTTCTTGAACTGGTGCTGTCTGGGCTTCATAGCATTCGCCTTCTCCGTGAAGTCTAGGGACAGGAAGATGATTGGTGACGTGACCGGGGCCCAGGTCTATGCCTCCACTGCCAAGTGCCTGAACATCTGGGCCCTGATTCTGGGCATCCTCATGACCACTGGATTCATCCTGTTACTGGTGTTTGGCTCTGTGACAGTCTACCATATTACGTTACAGATAATACAGGAAAAACGGGGTTACTAG